The Psychromonas sp. MME1 genome window below encodes:
- a CDS encoding insulinase family protein codes for MPRISSIYLLTASLLCLVSFIPLANATPNTELAMPSFTPLDNHIIKSPNDTREYKVIRLSNDLEVLLVSDPDLENSSASLSVPVGSMHNPELQLGLAHYLEHMLFLGSERYPTINEYSEFMNQHGGYTNAYTSQDSTVYGFEVNDDYLGEALDRLGDVMRAPLLDEKYADKERHTVNAEHKTYFDNDMRKLYALQRFTLNPDHPMARFSTGDLTTLVDKSNSKLQDELVRFFNRYYSANLMKVAITGPRTIKQLEQVASLYLTQIPNKKVSKPVIATPLLTKEQLAIKVSMKPTADIKMLQVNFLLPSVKDEYMYQPGGYISRLLGSDHQGGLSDTLQKQALVESVMSGFYSTYSEQYSQLSMQFKLTGKGVEQQDKIMATLFAFIDLIKNKGINSLQYEQQQQSLSTRFQFLNKYSGFDYVMALSANMQIYPYKDILFFPYRLDAFNSEFITQLLTYLTPQNSRIFEVSPSVKGELQIPHYQGKYALQQVSVETQQAWLADAKNIHLKLPSSNLWLPENLSLVNNEQTEVAQQLINKPGASLWYQQSQYLDEPKAILKLQLNNDIADQSANNRVMMSLLLNLLNKNFAELNFITQEAGLNFSINNSNGMVINTSGYSDKQDKLLLTVLQEIKKSEFSEQSLTQAKQEMERRLNNKSKSKAMDLAMAGFRDVVRQPTWSDETLKNALAVITVDDMSLFIKQLFSTSSVRLLALGNLSSKQVLALFHDIEQLVKIQSVPFYVIDRLQANLVQGPLNYTLTSPMEDDALASIYLTDFQDDASLATAELLNQLLRPAFYDQIRTQEQLTYSPFSASFPVNDSVAFGLFTQTPVLSNAQLYDRFDAFLNKFSQQLNEISTEKFNTIKQAHVANYLAKPNNIAAEFDYLMNEWLSIKADVNHKPLYIKTLQSISLQAVQEFYQKVFLQGKNSQQIIVQVQGTKYKELPFLSLPNEVKITDVDNLPKRVANRDK; via the coding sequence ATGCCGCGTATTAGCTCGATATATCTGCTCACAGCCTCTTTGCTGTGCCTTGTTTCATTTATCCCATTGGCAAATGCCACCCCAAACACTGAGTTAGCGATGCCTTCATTTACCCCGTTAGATAACCATATTATAAAAAGCCCCAATGATACGCGTGAATATAAAGTCATTCGTTTAAGCAATGACCTTGAGGTTTTGCTCGTTTCTGATCCTGATTTAGAGAACAGCTCCGCTTCTTTATCTGTGCCCGTTGGTAGTATGCATAATCCAGAATTGCAGTTAGGTTTAGCGCATTATTTAGAGCATATGCTATTCCTTGGCTCAGAACGTTACCCTACGATTAATGAATATAGCGAATTTATGAATCAGCACGGTGGTTATACGAATGCTTATACGTCACAAGATAGCACGGTATATGGCTTTGAAGTGAATGATGACTATTTAGGTGAGGCGCTTGATAGATTAGGCGATGTGATGAGAGCGCCTTTACTCGATGAGAAATATGCCGATAAAGAACGCCATACCGTGAATGCAGAGCACAAAACCTATTTTGATAATGATATGCGTAAGCTTTATGCTTTGCAGCGTTTTACACTTAATCCTGACCATCCAATGGCACGTTTTAGCACGGGCGATTTAACCACGTTAGTGGACAAATCCAATAGTAAATTACAGGATGAATTGGTCCGTTTTTTTAACCGTTACTATTCCGCTAATTTAATGAAGGTTGCTATCACTGGCCCCAGGACGATAAAACAGTTGGAGCAGGTTGCCAGTTTATATTTGACGCAAATACCTAACAAAAAGGTTAGCAAACCTGTTATTGCGACCCCTTTGTTAACAAAGGAGCAGTTGGCGATTAAAGTTTCTATGAAGCCCACTGCCGATATTAAAATGCTGCAGGTGAATTTTTTATTACCGAGCGTCAAAGATGAATATATGTATCAACCGGGTGGGTATATTAGTCGTTTGTTAGGCTCTGACCATCAAGGAGGGTTGTCAGATACCTTGCAAAAGCAGGCTTTAGTTGAGTCGGTGATGTCGGGATTCTATAGTACATATAGTGAGCAATACTCACAACTGAGTATGCAGTTTAAACTCACCGGTAAAGGTGTTGAGCAGCAAGATAAAATCATGGCGACATTATTTGCATTTATTGACCTGATTAAAAATAAGGGGATAAATAGCTTACAGTATGAACAACAGCAGCAAAGTTTAAGTACACGTTTTCAATTTTTAAATAAATACTCAGGCTTTGATTATGTCATGGCGTTATCGGCGAACATGCAGATTTACCCATATAAAGATATTTTGTTCTTCCCCTATCGACTTGATGCCTTTAATAGTGAATTTATTACCCAACTATTAACCTATTTGACCCCACAGAATAGCCGCATTTTTGAAGTAAGCCCGAGTGTAAAAGGGGAGCTTCAAATCCCTCATTATCAAGGAAAATATGCACTGCAACAGGTATCGGTTGAAACTCAACAAGCTTGGCTAGCGGATGCAAAAAATATTCATTTAAAATTACCAAGTAGTAACTTGTGGTTACCTGAAAATTTATCACTTGTTAATAATGAGCAGACTGAGGTTGCACAGCAGTTGATTAATAAACCCGGCGCTTCGTTGTGGTATCAGCAAAGTCAGTATTTGGATGAGCCTAAAGCTATTTTAAAGTTGCAGCTTAATAATGATATTGCCGATCAAAGCGCAAATAATCGTGTGATGATGAGCTTACTACTTAATTTATTGAATAAAAATTTTGCGGAATTGAACTTTATTACACAGGAAGCTGGCTTAAATTTTTCTATTAATAATAGTAATGGAATGGTCATCAATACCAGTGGTTATAGTGATAAGCAGGATAAGTTGCTATTAACTGTCTTGCAAGAGATTAAAAAGTCAGAGTTTAGTGAGCAATCACTTACTCAGGCGAAACAAGAGATGGAGCGCCGACTTAATAATAAGAGTAAATCTAAAGCAATGGATTTGGCGATGGCAGGATTTCGTGATGTTGTACGTCAACCGACATGGTCCGATGAAACATTAAAAAATGCACTAGCAGTGATAACTGTGGATGATATGTCGCTCTTCATTAAGCAATTATTTAGCACTTCAAGCGTGCGCTTACTTGCGTTAGGGAACCTGAGTAGTAAGCAAGTACTTGCGTTATTCCATGACATAGAGCAACTGGTCAAGATTCAATCTGTACCATTCTATGTGATTGACCGTTTACAGGCGAATCTTGTGCAAGGCCCCTTAAATTATACGCTTACTTCGCCCATGGAAGATGATGCGCTTGCTTCTATTTATCTCACCGATTTCCAGGACGATGCATCCTTAGCAACCGCAGAGTTATTAAACCAATTATTGCGTCCTGCATTTTATGACCAAATTCGCACTCAAGAACAGTTAACCTATTCACCCTTTAGTGCTTCTTTTCCGGTTAATGATAGCGTTGCCTTCGGCTTATTCACACAAACGCCGGTGCTAAGTAATGCGCAGCTCTATGACCGTTTTGATGCCTTTTTAAATAAATTTTCTCAGCAATTAAATGAAATAAGTACAGAAAAATTTAATACAATTAAGCAAGCTCATGTCGCTAATTATTTAGCAAAACCGAATAATATTGCCGCAGAGTTTGATTATTTAATGAATGAATGGTTGAGTATCAAAGCGGATGTTAATCATAAACCACTTTATATTAAAACTCTGCAGAGTATCTCTTTGCAAGCCGTGCAGGAATTTTATCAAAAAGTATTTTTGCAGGGTAAGAACAGTCAGCAAATTATCGTACAAGTACAGGGAACGAAATATAAAGAGCTTCCATTCTTGTCGTTGCCTAATGAAGTGAAAATTACAGATGTCGATAATTTACCAAAGCGGGTAGCTAATCGAGATAAATAA
- the pyrE gene encoding orotate phosphoribosyltransferase, which translates to MKDYQKEFIEFALEKEVLKFGQFTLKSGRISPYFFNAGLFNTGRDLARLGRFYAAALMDSGIDYDLLFGPAYKGIPIATTTAVALADGYDLDIPYCFNRKEAKTHGEGGSLVGSELQGKIMLVDDVITAGTAIRESMDIIQAHHAQLAGVLIALDRQEKGKAELSAIQEVERDYGATVISIVQLSDLITYLEAQPDMHEHLESVKAYRLAYGI; encoded by the coding sequence ATGAAAGATTATCAGAAAGAGTTTATTGAATTTGCACTTGAAAAAGAGGTGCTTAAATTTGGTCAATTTACCCTAAAATCTGGTCGTATAAGCCCCTACTTTTTTAATGCGGGATTATTTAATACTGGGCGAGATTTGGCCCGCTTAGGGCGATTTTACGCGGCAGCATTAATGGATTCTGGAATTGATTACGACCTCCTTTTTGGGCCAGCCTACAAAGGTATTCCAATTGCAACAACCACGGCAGTTGCATTAGCGGATGGTTATGATTTAGATATACCATATTGTTTTAACCGTAAGGAAGCTAAAACACATGGTGAAGGGGGGAGTTTAGTTGGCTCTGAGTTGCAAGGTAAAATCATGCTGGTAGATGATGTTATTACCGCGGGCACAGCCATTCGTGAATCGATGGATATTATCCAAGCTCACCATGCACAGCTAGCTGGCGTGTTAATTGCGTTGGATCGTCAAGAAAAAGGTAAGGCTGAATTATCGGCTATTCAAGAAGTTGAACGTGATTATGGTGCAACGGTGATATCTATCGTGCAGTTATCAGACCTCATTACCTATTTAGAAGCGCAACCAGATATGCATGAGCACCTTGAGTCAGTTAAAGCCTATCGCTTAGCATACGGAATTTAA
- the rph gene encoding ribonuclease PH: MRPSNRTPEQNRDIKITRNYTDYAEGSVLIEVGNTKVLCNASVSDSVPPFLKGKGKGWVTAEYAMLPRATHTRNMREAAKGKQGGRTLEIQRLIARSLRAAVDLNALGENMITVDCDVIQADGGTRTASITGACVALVDALNWMVAAGKLKKSPLKQMIAAVSVGIYQGTAVCDLDYAEDSNAETDMNVVMTDSGGMIEIQGTAENGAFSHQELLAMLSLAEGGINKLINEQKKALSAE, from the coding sequence ATGCGTCCTAGCAACCGAACTCCAGAGCAAAACCGTGATATTAAAATTACCCGTAATTATACCGATTATGCCGAAGGCTCAGTGTTAATTGAGGTTGGCAATACAAAAGTATTATGTAATGCCAGTGTCAGTGATTCTGTCCCGCCATTTTTAAAGGGAAAGGGTAAAGGATGGGTAACTGCCGAATATGCAATGCTGCCCCGTGCGACACATACTCGCAATATGCGTGAAGCGGCAAAAGGAAAGCAAGGTGGGCGTACTTTAGAAATTCAACGCCTCATTGCTCGTTCATTACGGGCCGCTGTTGATTTAAATGCACTGGGTGAAAACATGATCACTGTTGATTGTGATGTTATACAGGCCGATGGTGGCACGCGCACAGCTTCTATCACTGGGGCATGTGTTGCACTGGTCGATGCATTAAATTGGATGGTGGCTGCGGGTAAACTGAAAAAAAGCCCTTTAAAACAGATGATTGCAGCTGTGTCAGTGGGTATTTACCAAGGAACAGCTGTCTGTGATTTAGATTATGCTGAAGATTCCAATGCAGAAACAGATATGAATGTCGTGATGACCGATAGCGGTGGTATGATTGAGATTCAAGGTACCGCTGAAAATGGCGCCTTTAGCCATCAGGAGTTATTAGCGATGTTGAGCCTTGCGGAAGGTGGCATTAATAAATTAATTAACGAGCAGAAAAAAGCATTAAGCGCGGAGTAG
- a CDS encoding tetratricopeptide repeat protein: MKMTWIKIKAIKTLAIVAFSCVGLVACGEPEEAQKNTNPDAYIKQGQAYLAMHQYKAAFSAANDAIKISPDKLESYLILAEIHQQSGRPQESIKSLEKFTGVKNAEYYFALIDAYQQSQKLLSAQHLIEQQQQILSTQAQRLQFVEAEQLLYSNQFSEAQDAFTTLLNNPEYKIPSMLALAKIEAFSNNITASNKWLDEIIELDVKNTDALYLKSMLYIKVGDLNNAEKYLSDTLTTLPSSDIFTNQRIQIIQNLSAVLTQQGRSAEAMVYSRILSDEFPGAESLSMQYNRALELFEKQDFLAAKKILEEIQSSHPAHKQASTLLSLILYSEGDLKRAEELLSEVVDPETSSEKLTELLVTTQLQQNKSAAVLNLLDNTPEENRNSDMWVLYGSAAIQERDFTKALTALKKAQELDAKSINVALYENYYYNNLAEPQSEKGLQAISSALSIHPEAVKLQIAYIKQLLKLDKKAEADNYVTDLTQKYSSNSQTQLVVAHYYLAEQKLDQAKEVLEKILLFEEDNLQALYGIARVNELQQYWQINLTNYKKIIGYYPLEINAYHDLVITLLRLQKDPLQAKAYLPDNYQPNLLALALAYLTLQQNKLELAKHYALEAENGLPNKYQVNLASLTLQIKLIEAQTAFTTGDYPTARKMVIEALVQNPKDIRLLSLLTYTEIQSKEYNEAKKIIDQIATLLPNAPLSTLLASELQVAQGNSEKATELLQTYWQKHKDDQVADKIYQQLRLKNPATAELFLDEWLDDSPDSIMALRYKALQLQMHNKTTQALVFYEKVLSKTTNDITSLNNAAWLYFEQNDPKALSLAEKAYKLAPNNGAILDTYGWILFNTKDKASGKKLIEQASKLLPDDVSIKEHLSAINQE, translated from the coding sequence ATGAAAATGACATGGATAAAGATTAAGGCAATAAAAACCTTGGCAATAGTTGCTTTTAGCTGTGTAGGGCTAGTCGCCTGCGGTGAACCAGAAGAAGCGCAAAAAAACACGAATCCAGATGCTTATATCAAACAGGGTCAGGCCTATTTAGCGATGCACCAATATAAAGCGGCATTTAGTGCTGCTAATGATGCAATCAAAATAAGCCCAGATAAACTTGAAAGTTATCTCATATTGGCTGAAATACATCAACAATCAGGACGGCCGCAAGAGAGTATAAAATCGCTCGAAAAATTTACTGGTGTAAAAAATGCTGAATATTATTTTGCATTGATAGATGCCTATCAACAATCTCAAAAATTATTATCAGCACAGCATCTCATTGAACAACAGCAGCAAATATTGTCAACTCAAGCGCAACGCCTACAATTCGTTGAGGCAGAGCAATTGCTCTACAGCAACCAGTTCAGCGAAGCACAAGATGCATTTACAACCTTACTTAACAACCCTGAATACAAAATACCAAGCATGTTAGCACTAGCCAAAATTGAAGCATTTTCTAACAATATTACAGCGAGTAATAAATGGCTTGATGAAATAATAGAATTAGATGTAAAAAATACCGATGCCTTGTATCTAAAAAGTATGCTGTATATTAAAGTCGGCGACCTCAACAATGCTGAAAAATACCTTTCCGATACTTTAACAACACTGCCTTCTTCCGATATTTTCACTAATCAAAGAATTCAGATAATTCAGAATTTATCAGCGGTATTAACACAGCAAGGAAGAAGCGCTGAAGCGATGGTATACTCGCGCATTTTATCAGATGAATTTCCAGGTGCAGAATCTCTTTCCATGCAATACAACAGAGCACTTGAATTATTTGAAAAACAAGATTTTCTAGCCGCAAAAAAAATATTAGAAGAAATTCAAAGCAGTCATCCTGCCCATAAACAAGCCTCTACATTATTAAGTTTAATTTTATATAGTGAAGGAGATCTAAAACGTGCCGAAGAGTTACTCAGTGAAGTCGTTGATCCTGAAACCTCTTCAGAAAAACTTACCGAGCTCCTCGTCACAACACAACTACAGCAAAACAAGTCTGCAGCGGTACTAAATCTACTTGATAACACCCCAGAAGAAAATAGAAATAGCGACATGTGGGTGCTTTACGGTAGTGCTGCAATCCAAGAACGAGATTTCACGAAAGCATTGACGGCTTTAAAAAAAGCCCAAGAACTTGATGCTAAGTCAATAAATGTCGCTCTCTATGAAAACTATTACTACAACAATTTAGCAGAGCCCCAATCCGAAAAAGGGCTACAAGCAATAAGCAGCGCTTTATCAATTCATCCTGAAGCCGTTAAATTACAAATTGCATATATCAAACAACTGTTAAAGCTCGATAAAAAAGCTGAAGCTGATAACTATGTTACCGACCTAACCCAAAAATATAGTAGCAATAGCCAAACCCAATTAGTTGTTGCACATTACTATCTAGCAGAGCAAAAACTTGATCAAGCAAAAGAAGTTTTAGAAAAAATATTGCTCTTCGAAGAAGATAATCTACAAGCACTCTATGGCATAGCGCGGGTAAATGAACTGCAGCAATACTGGCAAATTAATTTAACAAATTATAAAAAAATAATTGGTTATTACCCCCTTGAAATAAATGCTTATCATGATCTAGTTATTACTTTACTTCGCTTACAAAAGGATCCACTACAAGCCAAAGCGTATCTTCCTGACAATTATCAACCTAATTTACTCGCATTAGCATTAGCTTATTTAACGTTACAACAAAATAAACTGGAACTGGCGAAGCACTATGCGCTGGAGGCTGAAAATGGTTTACCAAATAAGTATCAAGTTAACTTAGCCTCCTTAACATTACAAATAAAATTAATTGAAGCTCAAACGGCATTTACCACCGGTGATTACCCAACAGCCAGGAAAATGGTCATCGAGGCTTTGGTACAAAATCCCAAAGATATTCGTCTATTAAGCCTTTTAACCTATACTGAAATTCAATCTAAAGAGTACAACGAAGCTAAGAAAATTATTGACCAAATAGCAACTTTATTACCCAATGCCCCCTTATCTACGTTACTTGCATCTGAGCTACAAGTCGCACAGGGAAACTCAGAGAAAGCCACTGAGCTATTGCAAACCTATTGGCAAAAGCACAAAGATGATCAAGTTGCAGATAAGATATATCAACAATTACGACTTAAAAATCCAGCAACAGCAGAATTATTCCTAGATGAGTGGTTGGATGATTCACCTGATAGCATTATGGCATTACGTTACAAAGCGCTACAATTGCAAATGCACAACAAAACCACACAAGCACTTGTTTTTTATGAGAAAGTATTATCAAAAACAACAAATGACATTACTAGCCTTAATAACGCAGCCTGGTTATATTTTGAACAAAACGACCCCAAAGCACTCTCACTTGCAGAAAAGGCATATAAACTTGCTCCAAATAATGGCGCTATTTTGGATACATATGGCTGGATTTTATTTAATACCAAGGACAAGGCCTCGGGTAAAAAACTGATAGAGCAAGCATCAAAATTGTTACCCGATGATGTAAGCATTAAAGAACATTTAAGCGCGATTAATCAAGAATAG
- a CDS encoding virulence factor BrkB family protein: MQFDKEALINKSKSSYAYLVFLWHRCQQDNIKVPAGHLAYVTLLSLVPFLAVIFYMLSAFPMFAKLHTIIEDLIYNNFVPTSGAAIKDHMGGFIENTKKMSMMGIASLIVIALLLISTIDQTINRIWRCNNKRSYVQAFTIYWTILSLGPIIIGGSIALSSYLFTIFQEEGYLSIGQKILSFMPFIFAWLAFAGVYTLVPHQRVRFRYALIGGFLTSLLFHLATDLFSLYITHFPTQQLIYGALAVIPILFVWIYFVWLIILIGAEVTATLEEFLHQTDRFSKDNG; the protein is encoded by the coding sequence GTGCAATTTGATAAAGAAGCGTTAATTAACAAAAGTAAAAGCAGCTACGCCTATCTTGTTTTTTTATGGCATCGTTGCCAACAAGATAATATTAAAGTACCAGCAGGGCATCTTGCCTATGTGACACTGCTTTCATTAGTGCCTTTTCTTGCTGTGATCTTTTATATGCTTTCTGCTTTTCCGATGTTTGCAAAATTACATACCATCATTGAAGACCTTATTTATAACAATTTTGTTCCGACATCCGGGGCTGCAATTAAGGATCATATGGGTGGTTTTATCGAAAATACCAAAAAAATGAGCATGATGGGCATCGCTTCGTTAATCGTCATTGCACTGTTATTGATCTCAACCATTGACCAAACGATAAATCGGATTTGGCGCTGTAATAATAAACGTTCCTATGTACAGGCTTTCACTATCTATTGGACCATTCTGAGTCTAGGTCCGATTATCATTGGTGGTAGCATTGCACTTAGTTCTTACCTTTTTACTATTTTCCAAGAAGAGGGGTATCTATCCATTGGTCAGAAAATTTTAAGTTTCATGCCCTTTATTTTTGCCTGGCTCGCTTTCGCAGGCGTGTATACTTTGGTTCCCCATCAACGGGTGCGGTTTCGTTATGCCTTAATTGGTGGTTTTTTAACTTCGTTATTATTTCATTTGGCAACGGATCTTTTTAGTTTGTATATTACCCACTTCCCAACGCAGCAGTTAATCTATGGTGCATTAGCGGTTATCCCTATTCTGTTTGTTTGGATTTACTTTGTCTGGTTAATTATTTTAATTGGGGCAGAAGTAACGGCAACTTTAGAAGAGTTTTTGCATCAAACGGATAGGTTTTCAAAGGATAATGGATGA
- the dtd gene encoding D-aminoacyl-tRNA deacylase, producing the protein MIVLLQRVTQAKVEVANSTVGEIKNGLLVYLAVEKGDDDKKCRRLAERVLAQRIFADQEGKSNLNVQQAGGDLLVVSQFTLAADTRKGNRPGFSHAAEPDEALRLYLLFIEQCRLLGSHVETGEFAADMQVSSCNDGPMTFWLQL; encoded by the coding sequence ATGATTGTACTTTTACAACGGGTGACTCAAGCTAAAGTTGAAGTTGCTAATAGTACTGTTGGCGAAATAAAAAATGGTTTACTCGTTTATTTAGCCGTTGAGAAGGGCGATGACGATAAAAAATGTAGACGTTTGGCAGAGCGGGTCTTAGCGCAACGTATTTTTGCCGATCAAGAGGGTAAAAGTAATTTGAATGTTCAGCAAGCGGGAGGGGATCTATTAGTGGTATCACAATTTACTTTAGCTGCGGACACACGTAAGGGAAATCGTCCTGGCTTTAGTCATGCTGCTGAACCCGATGAAGCATTAAGGCTATATCTACTCTTTATTGAACAATGCCGCCTATTAGGAAGCCATGTTGAAACGGGAGAGTTTGCCGCAGATATGCAAGTATCATCTTGCAATGATGGCCCGATGACATTTTGGCTGCAACTTTAA
- a CDS encoding PEP-CTERM sorting domain-containing protein (PEP-CTERM proteins occur, often in large numbers, in the proteomes of bacteria that also encode an exosortase, a predicted intramembrane cysteine proteinase. The presence of a PEP-CTERM domain at a protein's C-terminus predicts cleavage within the sorting domain, followed by covalent anchoring to some some component of the (usually Gram-negative) cell surface. Many PEP-CTERM proteins exhibit an unusual sequence composition that includes large numbers of potential glycosylation sites. Expression of one such protein has been shown restore the ability of a bacterium to form floc, a type of biofilm.), with protein sequence MKKFLSLLSIALVLLFTASSASAMLIQGEISFTGNATTTAAGGVVTSVDFGTFNVDVIKGNFIPYVSTGAVATFTDLATVAATNSLWTAGGFTFDLNNVLYNSVDYGAAVIAGTGFISGNGYDSTAFKWLFTSQVGESKTFSATVVPAPAGAALLGLAILGFGLTRRNKRA encoded by the coding sequence ATGAAAAAATTTCTTTCACTATTATCTATTGCGTTAGTTCTTTTATTTACTGCGAGTAGCGCTTCAGCAATGCTTATTCAAGGTGAGATAAGTTTTACAGGTAATGCAACAACGACTGCTGCTGGAGGGGTAGTTACCTCTGTCGACTTCGGCACTTTTAATGTCGATGTAATAAAAGGCAACTTTATACCTTACGTTAGTACAGGGGCTGTTGCAACATTCACAGACCTCGCAACTGTCGCCGCTACAAATAGCTTATGGACAGCAGGAGGCTTTACTTTCGATCTTAACAACGTGCTTTACAACTCTGTTGACTATGGCGCAGCCGTTATTGCAGGAACAGGATTTATTTCAGGCAATGGCTATGACTCAACCGCTTTCAAATGGTTATTTACGAGTCAAGTTGGTGAATCAAAAACTTTCTCTGCGACAGTAGTTCCTGCTCCAGCAGGTGCAGCATTACTTGGTTTAGCTATCTTGGGATTTGGTTTAACTCGTCGCAATAAAAGAGCATAA